Proteins encoded by one window of Amaranthus tricolor cultivar Red isolate AtriRed21 chromosome 4, ASM2621246v1, whole genome shotgun sequence:
- the LOC130811124 gene encoding uncharacterized protein LOC130811124 encodes MEELRSAMEDHMNQMADLIQKLSTELRSGFAPAYDNFLGFFHAIDWKEPFLMGLLGFHVLLLLTTILSRRHINFQMCLFLLSLSGVYLAEKLNRFLGAQWQSFATQNYFDPHGIFISILWSGPLLVIAMLILVNTLFSLCHLIVRWKRAELRHRAKLQKKEN; translated from the exons ATGGAAGAATTGAGATCAGCAATGGAGGATCATATGAATCAAATGGCGGATCTTATTCAGAAATTATCAACTGAACTTCGTTCTGGTTTCGCTCCTGCTTATGAtaattttttggggtttttcCACGCCATTGATTGGAAG GAGCCGTTTTTGATGGGCTTATTGGGATTCCATGTGCTGTTGTTGCTGACAACTATCCTCTCCAGGAGGCATATCAACTTCCAAATGTGCCTGTTCCTTCTTTCTT TGTCTGGTGTATATCTTGCTGAAAAACTGAACCGGTTTCTGGGAGCTCAATGGCAAAGTTTTGCTACTCAGAACTATTTTGACCCACATGGAATTTTCATATCTATACTATGGTCTGGCCCACTTCTCGTTATTGCAATGTTAATCTTG GTAAATACCCTCTTCTCTTTGTGCCATCTGATTGTTCGCTGGAAAAGGGCCGAGCTCAGACACCGTGCCAAACTTCAGAAGAAGGAGAATTAA